A window of Pirellula sp. SH-Sr6A contains these coding sequences:
- a CDS encoding sulfite reductase subunit alpha: MNLQLVPDSAPFSAEQRAWLNGFLSGVLGGLDPKLPGGSEVQHSTGTAIEAKEQNPSPTNSSESVSSYPWHDSSLSITERMRLAQEQPTERKLMAAMAQLNCGSCGYLCKSYAEAIANGSEKNLTLCSPGGAATAKMLRKLVKESSAPASNLATSGARNSGPHVDANAEQEMGTRANPVSAELISSDRLNGRGSLKDTRHVVIHLPDSGLRYQVGDALGVYPTNCTELVDRFLIASRLALDANAVVNGKCVGLKDELQHRCLRTIPMEIVEAAVTLIKERPKRNGQVRADANIVAELQAFSESDQFDDLDCVEFMELFPSIPWTPQIVIDCLQPIAPRLYSIASSQSRYPREVHLTVSRVESMIRDRTRKGVASTMLADRLMPGSHVKIFVHKSHGFTIPLDPKAPMIMVGPGTGIAPFIAFLQQREVDQALGKNWLFFGDQTRENDFLYREQLSRWEENNVLSRLDLAFSRDTAEKIYVQHRIKENGAELFEWLESGAYFFVCGDARRMALDVENTLLEVIALHGKLTPTQAQSYLKKLKESGRYVRDVY; encoded by the coding sequence ATGAATTTGCAGCTTGTACCCGATTCCGCTCCCTTTTCCGCAGAGCAACGAGCTTGGCTCAATGGATTTTTATCCGGTGTATTGGGAGGGTTGGATCCTAAACTGCCGGGTGGATCCGAAGTGCAGCACTCGACGGGGACCGCGATCGAGGCGAAAGAGCAGAATCCGTCTCCCACCAACTCTTCGGAGTCTGTGTCGTCCTATCCATGGCACGACTCGTCGCTTTCGATCACGGAACGAATGCGATTGGCGCAGGAGCAACCGACCGAACGAAAGCTGATGGCGGCGATGGCCCAATTGAACTGCGGGTCATGCGGATACCTTTGCAAGTCGTACGCAGAGGCGATCGCGAACGGCAGCGAGAAAAATTTGACACTCTGCTCGCCCGGCGGCGCGGCGACGGCAAAGATGCTGCGGAAACTGGTCAAGGAATCTTCGGCTCCCGCGTCAAACCTGGCTACGTCGGGGGCTCGCAACTCCGGCCCCCATGTGGACGCTAACGCGGAACAAGAAATGGGAACGCGCGCCAATCCTGTATCCGCTGAGTTGATCTCCTCCGATCGATTAAACGGACGCGGCTCGTTGAAGGACACTCGGCATGTGGTGATTCATTTGCCTGATTCGGGGCTTCGATACCAAGTAGGGGATGCTCTGGGAGTTTATCCGACCAACTGTACCGAACTCGTCGATCGATTTCTGATCGCGTCGCGATTGGCCCTAGATGCAAACGCTGTCGTGAACGGGAAATGCGTTGGTTTGAAGGACGAACTGCAACACCGTTGCCTGCGAACAATACCGATGGAGATTGTTGAAGCGGCCGTGACACTGATTAAGGAACGACCCAAAAGGAATGGGCAGGTTCGTGCGGATGCAAATATCGTTGCGGAGCTTCAGGCCTTTTCCGAATCGGATCAATTCGATGATCTGGATTGTGTCGAGTTCATGGAGTTATTCCCGTCCATACCATGGACTCCTCAAATCGTCATCGATTGCCTGCAACCCATCGCGCCGCGACTTTATTCCATTGCGAGCAGCCAGTCTCGTTACCCTCGCGAAGTCCATTTGACAGTAAGTCGAGTGGAGAGCATGATCCGAGATCGGACGAGGAAAGGTGTCGCATCGACAATGCTTGCCGACCGATTGATGCCCGGTAGTCATGTGAAGATTTTTGTTCATAAGTCCCATGGCTTCACGATCCCATTGGATCCTAAGGCGCCGATGATCATGGTTGGACCGGGTACCGGCATCGCACCTTTTATCGCCTTCCTACAGCAACGGGAAGTAGATCAAGCGTTAGGAAAGAATTGGCTTTTCTTCGGTGATCAGACGCGAGAGAACGATTTTCTTTATCGCGAACAATTGTCGAGGTGGGAGGAGAACAACGTGCTTTCTCGCCTTGATCTCGCCTTTAGTCGCGACACTGCCGAGAAAATCTATGTTCAACATCGCATAAAAGAGAATGGTGCAGAGCTGTTCGAATGGCTTGAGTCCGGGGCTTATTTTTTCGTTTGCGGAGATGCGCGGCGGATGGCGCTCGATGTCGAAAATACGTTGTTAGAAGTCATCGCATTGCATGGGAAACTGACACCAACTCAAGCGCAATCTTACTTGAAAAAATTGAAAGAATCCGGACGTTATGTCCGGGATGTTTACTGA